The proteins below come from a single Miscanthus floridulus cultivar M001 chromosome 1, ASM1932011v1, whole genome shotgun sequence genomic window:
- the LOC136460684 gene encoding LOW QUALITY PROTEIN: protein SPIRRIG-like (The sequence of the model RefSeq protein was modified relative to this genomic sequence to represent the inferred CDS: deleted 1 base in 1 codon) yields the protein MKWSTLLSKVVFAAGQQQEQQPPPPPPPPPGSPFHRQQAVQDLATPRLSSASTGGDEGGFDAAAGSSPSAAASPARGKNELESDFRRLWEEFRSSSSEKEKERALNLAVDVFCSLVKQYSSVAQLVTKLVEGHVFSFVIGRAFVTDVEKLRIHSKGRSLHVADVIGFFSDITELGICPGSNLLYAVEVLVTETNDKQPLLDSGILCCLIYILNSLLSPNENSTNTSPAHQEGSRIEKNKNLDPIQSRRLEIEGSVIHIMKALASHQSAAPSLIEDDALQVLFHMVANGSLSVFSQFRDGIVPLHTIQLHRHAMQVLGLLLANDNGTSAKYIRKHQLIKVLLMAVKDFNPQSGDAAYTMGIVDLLLECVELSYRPESGSIRLREDMHNAHGYQFLVQFALTLCSLHKNQTLQSSSKLASEEDASVPSHRLEQDIFSCDLSPQLSRLLDVLVNLSQIGPSENGGGKSLKSSHAKGMGHSRSRTPSADKFDDMMEVSSPKVKDLDAIQMLQDIFLKADNLEVQAEVLNRMFKIFSSHLENYKLCQQLRTVPLFILNMGSFPAALQEVILKILEYAVTVVNCIPEQELLSLCCLLQQPISTSLKHTVLSFFVKLLSFDQQYKKVLREVGVLGVLLDDLKQNKLFFGDEQQNKAFDSTERMSNATNFQRTADNKDAILSPKLMASSSAKFPMFEDEGTITDAWDCLFYLLKRAEPNQQSFRSSNGVNIILPFLVSESHRSGVLRLLSCLIIEDSLQAHPEEIGSLIEILKSGMVSTSSGSQFKLENDAKCDTFGALWRILGANSSAQRIFGEATGFSLLLTTLHSFQNDSENEGTESSLHTHMKIFGFLLRAMTAAVCNNSVNRIRLHTILSSNTFYDLLSESGLLCVDCEKQVILLLLELALEIVLPPTSNLQVESICSETSEDESSFLSATSFGLSRLDKERVYNASAVVVLIRSLLVFTPKVQLELLRFIEKLAIAGPFNQENLTSVGCVGLLLETISPFLEGSSPILNYALRIVELLGSYRLSSSELRLLVRYILQLKVKRSGHLFVNMMDKLIQMEDVRQGHVSLAPFIEMDMSKAGHASIQVSLGERTWPPVSGYSFVCWFQFQDFFKCQPKEAEKASKGAYSKKSGHVLRIFSVGAVDDANTLFAELYLHDNGVFTISTGSSSSLSFPGIEMEEGKWHHLAVVHSKPNALAGLFQASVASLYLDGKLRHTGKLGYSPSPFGKSLQVTLGTPTIRGKVSDLSWRLRCCYLFEEVLTPGSICFMYILGQGYRGLFQDTDLLRFVPNWACGGEVMAILDSLEVEVPAPSSSQRVDSSMKQGSSRLESSGIVWDMERLRNLSLQLSGKKLIFAFDGTSSDAFRASGTLSLLNLVDPTSAAASPIGGIPRYGRLSGDVYICNQCTIGDTVQTVGGMPVVLALVEAAESRDMLHMALELLALSLQQSHQNVKNMQALRGYHLLALFLHRRMSLFDMQSLDIFFRIAACEASFPEPQKSKINRTASYASGMSPEASLDDLTLPKFGDDMSSGGSHGDLDDFSAQKDSFSHLSELENADLAGETSEFIVLSNADMVEHILLDWTIWVAAPISVQITLLGFLERMVSMHWFRNHNLTILRRINLVQHLLVTLQRGDVEIPVLEKLVVLLGVILEDGFLASELELVVRFIIMTFDPPELTPNRQIVREAMGKHVIVRNMLLEMLIDLQVTINAEELLEQWHKVVSSRLVTYFLDEAVHPTSMRWITTLLGVCLTSSTTFALKFRTSGGFQGLNHVLPSFHDSPEIYYILFCLVFGKPVYPRVPEVRMLDFHALMPSDGNYGELKFVDLLDTIIAMAKATFDSLIMKSMLAHENNNLSHLNGTLVADLVEATSDMGGDLQGEALMHKTYAARLMGGEAAAPAVATSILRFMVDLAKMCPPFSAVCRRHDFLESCVDLYFSCVRSDCALRMAKDLTTATTDERNVHDDDNGSSKDAFSSLPHDQEQSTKTLSVTSFPQEQKSSSSESTGMPNSFETAEAKADDSFNQELSTKILNGEANQMFNNAHDQGRITASSANGIAESHHATDSPNSVAMNNAGSPVLSERSTHRAASTPTASPMAPFTSWPGSAGSYSDGRHLTASPSMASSISGIDLDSSPDLRTNIQGSSAANTLFPINSKLLLDIDDLGYGGGPCSAGATAVLDFVAQILADTISDQLKAALFVENILESVPLFVDIDSALVFQGLCLSRLMNFLERKLLLDDEEDGKKLDKSRWSVNLDPLCWMIVDRVYMGCFPTPLRVLQTLEFLMSMLQLANKDGRVEDAVPPGKGILSIARGSKQLDPYIHAILKNTNRMIMYCFLPTFLKSMGEDDLLANLAFLTETGRSLASKPYQEDYSIDICTVLQLLIANKRLVLCPSNVDTDLMCCFCINLMALLHDKRVTAQNLVVDLLKYLVVHRRQSLEDLLVCKPNQGQQLDILHGGLDKLLTGSTSVFFEWLQSSQQTISKVLDQCALIMWVQYITGSAKFPGVRIKGMEVRRKKEMGRKFRESAKLDARHWEQINERRYNLDLVRDVMSTELRAIRQDKYGWILHGESEWQSQLQELVHERGIFPMRQSSTEPEWQLCAVEGPYRMRKKLEHSKFKIDTIQNVLTSNLGSNGAKMINKEDGELLMTSGSDTMSGLNLLTYDTEQKDLDAVEFSSFKDEDDIFKGGSTISAPIGWTDDKSSINEQSLHSATEFGAKSSSLSFHMTESHQGKSELSSPRRAPSVKGTDARTSEDKSEKELLDNGEYLIRPYLEPYEKIRHKYNCERVAGLDKLDGIFLIGELCLYIIENFYIDDSNCICEKGSEDELSVIDQALGVNKDIMGSSESQLKSPSTWGGTAKVLLGGRAWAYNGGAWGKEKLCSSSNLPHPWHMWKLDSVHELLKRDYQLRPVAIEIFSMDGCNELLVFHKKEREEVFKNLIAMNLPRNSMLDTTISASSKQESGEGSRLFKGMAKSFSKRWQSGEITNFQYLMHLNTLAGRGYSDLTQYPVFPWVLADYESDALDLRNPQTFRRLDKPMGCQTEEGEEEFRKRYDSWDDPDVPKFHYGSHYSSAGIVLFYLLRLPPFSTENQKLQGGQFDHADRLFNSVGDTWASAAGKSNTSDVKELIPEFYYLPEFLENRFNLDLGEKQSGEKVGDVVLPPWAKGSAREFIRKHREALESDYVSENLHHWIDLIFGYKQRGKAAEDAVNVFYHYTYEGNVDIDAVSDPTMKASILAQINHFGQTPKQLFQKPHPQRRTDRKVPPHPLRYSPYLTQQEIRKTASSVSQIVSYNDKILIAAVNCLLKPLTYNEYISWGFPDRSLRILTYDQDRLLSTHENLHGGSQIQCTGVSHDGNILTTGGDDGVVAVWRFVKDGIRRLLRMEKALCAHTGKITCVSVSQPYSLIVSGSDDCSVILWDLTSLVFVKQLPRFPASVSALHVNNLTGEILTGAGVLFAVWSINGDCLAVVNTSQLPSDLILSVTSTIHSDWQDTNWYVTGHQSGAVKVWKMVHCSSDEAVNNKSKSPAVSSGGLSLNGQTPEYRLLLQKVLKSHKHPVTALCIPPDLKQLLSGDASGHLLSWSLKDDSFKGS from the exons ATGAAATGGTCCACATTGCTCAGTAAGGTCGTCTTCGCCGCCGGccagcagcaggagcagcagccgccgcccccgccgccgccgccgccggggtcgCCGTTCCACCGCCAGCAGGCGGTCCAGGACCTCGCCACCCCGAGGCTCAGCTCCGCCTCCACCGGCGGGGACGAGGGCGGCTTCGACGCGGCGGCCGGGAGCTCGCCCTCTGCCGCCGCGTCTCCTGCCAG GGGGAAAAATGAATTGGAGTCGGACTTTAGGAGATTATGGGAAGAATTTCGCTCTTCCAGCTCTGAAAAG GAGAAAGAAAGGGCCTTAAATTTGGCTGTAGATGTCTTCTGTAGCCTAGTGAAGCAATATTCTAGTGTAGCTCAATTAGTTACAAA GTTAGTAGAAGGACATGTTTTTTCTTTTGTTATTGGAAGAGCTTTTGTTACTGATGTGGAGAAACTAAGAATCCACAGCAAAGGAAGATCACTGCATGTGGCTGATGTTATTGGCTTCTTTTCAGATATCACAGAG CTTGGTATATGTCCAGGATCAAATTTGTTGTACGCAGTCGAAGTTCTTGTGACAGAG ACAAATGATAAGCAGCCTCTGTTGGACTCTGGTATTTTGTGCTGCCTGATATATATCCTCAATTCTCTATTGAGTCCCAATGAGAACTCCACAAATACCTCGCCTGCTCACCAAGAAGGATCCAGAATTGAGAAAAACAAAAATTTGGATCCTATTCAATCACGACGGCTTGAG ATTGAGGGAAGCGTAATACATATAATGAAAGCACTGGCGAGCCATCAATCTGCTGCACCAAGTTTAATTGAAGATGATGCCTTACAAGTTCTTTTCCACATGGTTGCAAATGGTTCACTATCTGTGTTTTCACAGTTCAGGGATGGTATTGTTCCCCTTCACACAATTCAGCTCCATCGCCATGCGATGCAG gtccttggtcttcttcttgcAAATGACAATGGGACTTCTGCAAAGTACATCAGGAAGCACCAGCTG ATTAAAGTACTCCTTATGGCTGTGAAAGATTTCAATCCTCAGAGTGGTGATGCTGCTTACACCATGGGCATTGTGGATTTATTACTGGAATGTGTTGAGCTGTCTTACAGGCCTG AGTCTGGGTCCATAAGGCTCAGGGAAGACATGCATAATGCTCATGGTTACCAGTTCCTTGTTCAGTTTGCTCTTACGCTTTGTAGCTTACACAAAAATCAGACTCTCCAATCCTCATCCAAGTTAGCATCTGAAGAGGATGCATCCGTTCCTTCTCACAGATTAGAACAGGATATATTCTCATGTGACCTTTCACCTCAGTTGTCTAGGTTGCTTGATGTTCTTGTAAATTTGTCACAAATTGGCCCCTCAGAAAATGGTGGTGGTAAGAGTTTAAAATCTTCTCATGCGAAAGGAATGGGGCACAGCAGAAGCCGAACTCCTTCTGCTGACAAATTTGACGACATGATGGAAGTTAGTAGCCCCAAGGTAAAAGATCTTGACGCCATTCAGATGCTACAAGATATTTTTCTGAAGGCAGACAATTTGGAAGTGCAAGCCGAAGTTCTCAATAGAATGTTCAAGATTTTCTCGAGCCATCTTGAAAATTACAAGCTATGCCAACAACTACGTACTGTTCCTCTTTTTATCCTAAACATGGGCAGCTTCCCTGCAGCACTACAAGAGGTCATCTTAAAAATATTGGAATATGCTGTCACTGTAGTAAACTGCATTCCAGAGCAGGAGTTGTTGTCACTTTGTTGCTTATTGCAACAACCAATTTCTACCAGTCTTAAGCATACAGTGCTTTCGTTCTTTGTAAAGCTACTTTCCTTTGATCAGCAGTACAAGAAAGTTCTTAGAGAAGTTGGTGTCCTGGGGGTATTGTTAGATGACTTGAAGCAAAACAAGCTTTTCTTTGGAGATGAGCAGCAAAATAAGGCCTTTGACTCTACAGAGAGGATGTCTAATGCAACTAACTTTCAGAGGACGGCGGACAACAAAGATGCAATTCTTTCGCCAAAGTTAATGGCTTCTAGTTCTGCAAAATTTCCCATGTTTGAAGATGAAGGGACAATTACTGATGCTTGGGATTGTCTTTTTTATCTGCTGAAAAGAGCTGAGCCTAACCAACAATCATTTCGATCATCCAATGGTGTCAACATCATTCTTCCTTTCTTGGTATCTGAAAGCCACAGATCTGGTGTATTGCGACTATTGTCATGCCTAATAATTGAAGATTCTCTTCAG GCTCATCCAGAAGAAATAGGGTCATTGATTGAAATCTTGAAGAGTGGGATGGTATCAACCTCATCTGGTTCTCAATTTAAGCTTGAAAATGATGCAAAGTGTGATACATTTGGTGCTTTGTGGCGGATTCTTGGGGCAAACAGCTCAGCACAAAGAATATTTGGAGAAGCCACTGGATTTTCCCTGCTGCTGACGACGCTGCATAGTTTCCAGAATGACAGTGAAAATGAAGGGACTGAATCATCTTTGCATACTCATATGAAGATCTTTGGTTTTCTATTGCGAGCAATGACAGCTGCAGTATGCAACAATTCTGTCAATAGGATAAGGCTGCATACAATCCTGTCGTCGAACACTTTCTATGATCTCCTCTCTGAGTCTGGGTTGCTTTGTGTGGATTGTGAAAAACAAGTTATCTTGCTTTTGCTTGAGCTTGCACTTGAGATTGTTCTCCCGCCCACTAGTAACCTGCAGGTAGAGAGCATTTGTTCTGAAACCTCAGAGGATGAATCGAGCTTCTTGTCTGCAACATCGTTTGGACTTTCAAGGCTTGACAAGGAGCGTGTGTACAATGCTAGTGCAGTTGTTGTGCTGATCCGTTCTTTGCTGGTATTTACACCTAAAGTTCAACTTGAGTTGCTGAGATTCATTGAGAAGCTAGCAATTGCTGGTCCCTTCAACCAGGAGAATTTAACTTCTGTTG GATGTGTTGGCCTTCTACTTGAGACAATCAGCCCATTTTTGGAGGGTTCCTCTCCTATTCTTAATTATGCCTTGAGAATTGTTGAACTGCTAGGTTCTTACAG GTTGTCTTCATCTGAGCTAAGGCTTCTTGTGAGATATATTCTTCAGCTGAAAGTGAAGCGTTCAGGTCATCTTTTTGTTAATATGATGGACAAGTTAATTCAAATGGAAGATGTCAGACAAGGACATGTTTCTCTAGCTCCTTTCATTGAGATGGACATGAGCAAAGCCGGTCATGCATCTATTCAGGTTTCATTAGGAGAAAGAACATGGCCGCCTGTTTCTGGGTACTCCTTTGTTTGCTGGTTCCAATTTCAGGACTTCTTTAAATGCCAACCAAAGGAAGCAGAAAAAGCATCAAAAGGGGCATATAGCAAGAAGAGTGGGCATGTTTTGCGCATATTTTCTGTGGGTGCAGTGGACGATGCTAACACTCTGTTTGCTGAACTTTATCTCCATGACAATGGTGTTTTTACTATATCTACGGGCAGTTCAAGTTCATTGTCATTTCCAGGCATTGAAATGGAAGAAGGAAAATGGCATCATCTTGCTGTTGTTCATAGTAAGCCAAATGCACTAGCTGGCCTTTTCCAAGCAAGTGTGGCTAGCCTGTATCTTGATGGAAAGCTGAGGCACACTGGCAAGCTTGGATACTCGCCATCCCCATTTGGTAAATCTTTGCAAGTAACACTTGGTACGCCTACTATCCGTGGGAAAGTTTCTGACTTGTCATGGCGGCTCCGGTGTTGCTATCTTTTTGAAGAGGTCTTGACACCAGGGAGCATTTGTTTTATGTACATTCTTGGACAAGGGTATCGGGGGTTGTTCCAGGACACTGACCTTCTGAGATTTGTCCCAAACTGGGCCTGTGGTGGGGAGGTAATGGCAATTCTGGATTCATTAGAAGTGGAAGTTCCTGCACCTTCAAGCAGCCAGCGTGTTGACAGTTCAATGAAACAAGGGAGCTCTAGACTTGAGAGCAGTGGAATTGTTTGGGACATGGAACGCTTAAGAAATCTCTCCTTACAATTGTCTGGGAAGAAGCTTATATTTGCATTTGATGGGACTTCATCAGATGCTTTTCGAGCATCTGGGACTCTTTCGCTGCTGAACCTTGTCGATCCAACTTCTGCTGCTGCATCCCCTATAGGAG GTATACCAAGATATGGGCGTCTAAGCGGTGATGTTTACATTTGTAATCAATGCACAATTGGTGACACTGTTCAAACAGTCGGTGGGATGCCTGTTGTACTTGCCCTTGTTGAAGCTGCTGAAAGTAGGGATATGCTGCATATGGCACTGGAGCTGCTTGCACTATCTCTTCAGCAGAGTCATCAAAATGTAAAAAACATGCAGGCCTTGAGGGGTTATCATCTTCTTGCGCTTTTTCTTCATAGGAGAATGTCACTATTTGATATGCAATCTCTTGACATTTTCTTTCGTATTGCTGCCTGTGAGGCTTCCTTTCCTGAGCCACAGAAATCAAAGATAAATCGAACAGCAAGCTATGCATCTGGAATGTCCCCAGAGGCCAGCCTTGATGATCTTACCTTACCCAAGTTTGGCGATGATATGTCTTCTGGGGGATCACATGGGGATCTAGATGACTTTTCAGCTCAAAAGGATTCATTTAGCCACTTGTCTGAGCTGGAGAATGCTGACCTAGCTGGTGAGACTTCTGAATTTATAGTCTTGTCAAATGCCGATATGGTTGAACACATTCTTTTGGACTGGACTATATGGGTTGCTGCTCCTATATCAGTGCAAATAACTCTTCTTGGGTTTCTTGAGAGGATGGTGTCCATGCATTGGTTCAGAAATCACAACCTTACAATACTGCGCCGAATTAATCTTGTTCAACATCTTCTTGTTACTTTACAACGTGGTGATGTTGAAATTCCCGTGCTGGAGAAGCTAGTTGTGCTTCTAGGTGTCATCCTGGAGGATGGTTTTCTAGCTTCTGAGCTGGAGCTTGTTGTAAGATTCATAATCATGACATTTGATCCTCCAGAGCTTACACCGAACCGCCAGATTGTGCGGGAGGCTATGGGAAAGCATGTTATTGTGAGGAACATGTTATTGGAAATGCTTATTGATCTACAAGTAACCATAAATGCTGAAGAATTGCTGGAACAATGGCATAAAGTTGTTTCATCCAGATTAGTCACATATTTCCTTGATGAAGCGGTACATCCAACTAGTATGAGATGGATCACGACTCTTTTAGGAGTTTGCCTTACGTCATCAACTACATTTGCATTGAAGTTCCGTACAAGTGGAGGTTTTCAAGGATTGAATCATGTGCTTCCAAGCTTTCACGATTCTCCAGAAATATACTATATATTGTTCTGTTTGGTGTTTGGGAAGCCTGTTTATCCTCGAGTGCCAGAGGTCCGCATGCTTGATTTCCATGCTCTCATGCCTAGCGATGGAAACTATGGAGAATTGAAGTTTGTGGATCTATTGGATACTATAATTGCAATGGCAAAAGCTACATTTGATTCCTTGATTATGAAATCTATGCTTGCACATGAGAATAACAATCTTTCACATCTTAACGGCACCTTGGTCGCGGATCTCGTTGAGGCGACATCGGACATGGGAGGTGATCTTCAAGGAGAAGCTCTGATGCATAAGACATATGCAGCAAGGTTAATGGGTGGTGAAGCAGCAGCACCTGCTGTTGCTACTTCAATATTGAGGTTCATGGTTGATCTGGCAAAGATGTGCCCACCATTCTCTGCTGTTTGCAGGCGGCATGATTTCCTAGAGAGCTGTGTTGATCTCTATTTCTCTTGTGTGAG GTCTGATTGTGCCCTGAGGATGGCAAAAGATCTTACAACTGCTACAACTGATGAGAGGAATgtacatgatgatgataatggaAGTTCAAAGGATGCCTTTTCAAGTTTACCACATGATCAGGAGCAATCTACCAAAACGTTGAGTGTCACAAGTTTTCCTCAGGAGCAGAAAAGTTCCAGTTCAGAAAGTACTGGCATGCCAAACTCTTTTGAAACTGCTGAAGCCAAAGCAGATGATTCTTTC AATCAGGAGCTCAGCACTAAGATTTTAAATGGAGAAGCAAACCAAATGTTTAATAATGCTCATGATCAAGGGCGGATCACAGCTTCCAGTGCAAATGGCATTGCTGAATCCCACCATGCAACTGATTCACCCAACTCGGTTGCTATGAATAATGCTGGATCTCCTGTTTTATCCGAGAGGTCAACCCACAGAGCAGCTAGTACCCCTACCGCATCTCCAATGGCCCCATTCACATCTTGGCCTGGCAGTGCAGGATCGTATAGTGATGGTAGACACCTGACAGCTTCTCCATCCATGGCTTCATCTATATCTGGGATAGACCTGGACTCGTCCCCTGATCTGAGGACAAATATTCAGGGATCATCTGCTGCGAATACCCTTTTCCCAATCAATTCCAAGCTTTTGCTTGACATAGATGATTTAGGTTATGGGGGTGGCCCATGCTCTGCAGGAGCTACTGCTGTTCTAGATTTTGTTGCTCAAATCCTTGCTGACACTATCTCAGATCAGCTTAAAGCAGCACTCTTTGTTGAGAACATTTTGGAGTCCGTGCCTTTGTTTGTTGATATTGACTCTGCTCTGGTTTTTCAAGGCTTGTGCCTAAGCAGATTGATGAACTTCCTTGAAAGAAAGCTCTTGCTTGACGATGAAGAAGATGGGAAGAAACTTGACAAGAGCCGCTGGTCTGTCAATTTGGACCCACTTTGCTGGATGATTGTTGATCGTGTGTACATGGGCTGCTTTCCAACCCCACTCAGGGTACTACAAACACTAGAATTCTTAATGTCCATGTTACAGCTTGCTAATAAAGATGGCCGTGTTGAAGATGCTGTGCCTCCAGGTAAAGGTATCTTGTCCATTGCTCGAGGAAGCAAGCAACTTGATCCTTACATCCACGCAATATTGAAGAACACAAACCGGATGATAATGTACTGCTTCCTCCCAACATTCCTTAAAAGTATGGGGGAAGATGATCTACTTGCAAATCTTGCATTCCTGACGGAAACTGGGAGGAGTTTAGCTTCTAAACCTTATCAGGAAGATTATTCTATTGATATTTGTACAGTTCTCCAGCTACTAATTGCTAACAAGAGATTGGTGCTCTGCCCAAGCAATGTTGATACAGATCTAATGTGTTGTTTCTGCATAAATTTAATGGCACTtctccatgacaagagagtaactgCTCAAAACTTGGTGGTTGATTTACTTAAATACTTGGTAGTGCATCGTCGCCAATCTCTTGAGGACCTGCTAGTTTGCAAGCCTAATCAAGGACAGCAACTGGACATCCTGCATGGAGGACTTGATAAATTGCTCACTGGAAGTACATCAGTGTTTTTTGAATGGCTCCAAAGTTCCCAGCAAACAATAAGTAAAGTGTTGGACCAGTGTGCTCTAATAATGTGGGTTCAATATATTACCGGCTCAGCAAAATTTCCTGGCGTGAGAATAAAAGGAATGGAGGTCAGGCGCAAGAAAGAGATGGGACGGAAATTTCGCGAATCTGCAAAACTAGATGCCAGGCACTGGGAGCAGATAAATGAGCGGAGGTATAATCTTGATTTGGTTCGTGATGTGATGTCTACAGAGCTAAGAGCAATTCGTCAAGACAAATATGGATGGATACTGCACGGAGAAAGTGAGTGGCAAAGCCAGCTCCAAGAACTTGTTCATGAGAGAGGTATTTTTCCCATGCGGCAATCATCCACAGAACCTGAGTGGCAGCTGTGTGCTGTTGAAGGACCATATAGAATGAGGAAGAAACTTGAGCACTCCAAATTTAAGATAGATACTATTCAGAATGTTCTAACCAGCAACCTTGGATCAAATGGTGCTAAGATGATCAATAAAGAGGATGGAGAATTGTTGATGACATCTGGGTCAGATACAATGTCAGGCTTGAATCTTTTGACCTATGACACTGAGCAGAAGGATCTTGATGCTGTTGAGTTTTCGTCATTCAAAGATGAAGATGACATATTCAAAGGAGGAAGCACAATTTCAGCTCCAATTGGCTGGACTGATGATAAAAGCAGCATTAATGAACAAAGCCTTCATTCTGCGACGGAATTTGGAGCAAAATCAAGTTCCCTTTCTTTTCACATGACCGAGAGTCACCAGGGTAAATCTGAACTTAGTTCACCAAGGAGGGCACCTTCAGTCAAAGGTACTGATGCAAGAACCTCAGAGGATAAATCAGAAAAGGAATTGCTTGACAATGGTGAGTATCTTATCAGGCCTTATCTGGAGCCCTATGAGAAAATAAGGCATAAATACAACTGTGAACGGGTTGCTGGTCTTGATAAGCTCGATGGAATATTTCTAATTGGAGAACTTTGCTTATACATTATCGAGAACTTCTACATTGATGATTCCAATTGCATTTGTGAAAAGGGCAGTGAAGATGAGCTCTCTGTCATCGATCAAGCTTTAGGTGTGAACAAGGATATAATGGGAAGCAGTGAATCTCAGTTGAAATCACCTTCCACTTGGGGTGGGACAGCAAAGGTCTTGCTTGGTGGCAGAGCATGGGCATATAACGGAGGTGCTTGGGGAAAGGAGAAGCTTTGCAGCAGCAGCAACCTGCCTCATCCATGGCATATgtggaagcttgatagtgttcatgagTTGCTGAAACGTGATTACCAGCTCCGCCCTGTTGCAATTGAAATTTTCAGCATGGATGGTTGCAATGAGCTTCTAGTTTTCCACAAAAAGGAGAGAGAGGAAGTTTTCAAAAATCTGATCGCCATGAATCTCCCGCGGAATAGCAT GTTGGACACAACCATATCAGCATCCTCTAAACAGGAGAGTGGTGAGGGGAGCCGTCTTTTTAAAGGCATGGCAAAATCATTTTCTAAAAGATGGCAAAGTGGAGAAATTACGAACTTCCAATATCTCATGCATCTAAATACACTTGCCGGTCGAGGGTACAGTGATCTCACACAGTACCCAGTATTTCCATGGGTTCTCGCAGATTATGAGAGCGATGCTTTAGATCTGAGGAATCCACAGACATTTCGCAGGCTTGATAAACCCATGGGATGCCAAacggaggaaggagaagaggaattCCGTAAGAG ATACGATAGCTGGGATGACCCTGATGTACCAAAGTTCCATTATGGCTCTCATTATTCAAGTGCTGGAATTGTCCTTTTCTATCTCTTAAGGTTGCCTCCTTTTAGCACAGAAAATCAGAAATTGCAGGGTGGACAATTTGACCATGCAGACCGTTTATTCAACAGTGTGGGGGATACATGGGCAAGCGCTGCGGGCAAAAGTAACACATCAGATGTGAAAGAACTAATTCCTGAGTTCTATTATTTGCCTGAATTTTTGGAGAACCGTTTTAATCTGGACCTGGGCGAGAAACAATCAGGAGAGAAG GTTGGTGATGTTGTTTTGCCACCTTGGGCTAAAGGCAGTGCCAGAGAATTCATTAGGAAGCATCGGGAAGCACTGGAATCAGATTACGTATCTGAGAATCTGCATCATTGGATTGATCTTATTTTTGGATATAAGCAGAGAGGAAAG GCAGCTGAAGATGCCGTCAATGTTTTCTATCACTACACATACGAAGGCAATGTTGACATAGACGCAGTATCAGATCCTACCATGAAGGCTTCAATACTAGCACAAATCAACCATTTTGGTCAGACCCCAAAACAGTTATTCCAGAAACCACATCCACAGAGGCGGACTGACAGGAAAGTCCCTCCTCATCCTCTACGGTACAGCCCCTATCTAACACAGCAGGAGATTCGCAAGACTGCATCTTCGGTGTCCCAGATTGTCTCCTACAATGATAAAATCCTAATTGCTGCAGTTAACTGCTTGCTCAAGCCGCTAACTTACAATGAATACATTTCCTGGGGATTCCCTGACCGAAGCTTGAGAATATTAACATATGATCAGGATAGACTTTTGTCTACACATGAAAACCTTCATGGTGGTAGTCAAATTCAGTGCACTGGAGTGAGCCATgatggcaacattctcaccactggtggtgatgatggagttGTTGCAGTGTGGAGATTTGTGAAGGATGGCATCCGCCGTCTCCTGAGAATGGAGAAGGCTTTGTGTGCTCACACGGGCAAGATAACTTGCGTCTCTGTCAGCCAACCTTACTCACTAATTGTCTCGGGCTCTGATGACTGTTCTGTTATCTTGTGGGACCTGACAAGCCTAGTCTTTGTGAAGCAGCTACCAAGGTTCCCAGCCTCAGTATCTGCGCTACATGTGAACAACCTCACTGGTGAGATTCTGACTGGTGCTGGTGTTCTTTTTGCTGTTTGGAGCATCAATGGGGACTGCCTTGCTGTGGTGAACACCTCCCAGCTTCCTTCTGACCTCATCTTGTCTGTGACAAGCACGATACACTCAGACTGGCAGGACACAAACTGGTACGTGACAGGTCATCAAAGCGGTGCAGTAAAGGTATGGAAGATGGTGCACTGCTCGTCTGATGAAGCAGTAAATAACAAGAGCAAATCGCCTGCGGTATCTTCTGGTGGGCTTAGCCTGAACGGCCAAACACCAGAGTATAGGCTACTTCTGCAGAAGGTGCTCAAGTCACATAAACACCCTGTCACTGCGCTTTGTATACCACCGGACTTGAAGCAGCTTCTGAGTGGGGATGCCAGTGGTCACTTGCTCTCATGGTCATTGAAAGACGACAGTTTCAAGGGTTCATAG